A single window of Macadamia integrifolia cultivar HAES 741 unplaced genomic scaffold, SCU_Mint_v3 scaffold864, whole genome shotgun sequence DNA harbors:
- the LOC122070247 gene encoding cytochrome P450 CYP82D47-like — MNSLIQFLVIGFLLPLLFSLYYLLWKPRNNNSNTSNRRFAPEAAGAWPIIGHLHLLGGKSIPHITLGAMADKYGPALTVRFGVHRALVVSSWEVAKECFTTNDRALSNRPRVIALKLMGYNNGLFGFTHYGPYWRELRKIANLELLSNRRLETFKHVQASEVETSIKELYQMWPDKSKYLRVDMKNWFEDLMLNIMVRIVAGKRYSGTDTEEKLKCEEAIREFFHLMGLSVISDAIPFLEGLDLQGYEKKMKRMAKNMDSILQRWLEEHQQKRSSSASSDKAKGGEQDFMDVMISTIEDTKLGDYDADTVIKATCLNMILAGTDTITITLIWALSLLLNNQHAMKRAQEELDKHVGRERQVKESDISRLKYLQAIVKETFRLYPAAPLSGPREAMEECIVAGYHVPVGTRMITNIWKIHRDPRVWSQPHEFQPERFLTSHVDIEALGQHFEFIPFGSGRRMCPGVSFALQVLHLTIAHLLHGFEFENPTGAPVDMTETPGLTNMKATPLEVLLSPRLPSKLYEY, encoded by the exons ATGAATTCTCTTATTCAATTCCTGGTCATAGGTTTCCTCCTCCCCTTGCTTTTCTCCCTTTACTACCTCTTATGGAAGCCAAGGAATAACAACAGTAACACTTCTAATAGAAGGTTTGCACCCGAAGCGGCCGGGGCATGGCCTATTATTGGCCACCTTCATCTTTTAGGTGGGAAATCCATCCCTCACATTACCTTGGGAGCCATGGCTGACAAGTATGGACCAGCATTAACCGTTCGATTTGGTGTCCATCGTGCATTGGTGGTGAGTAGTTGGGAGGTGGCAAAGGAGTGTTTCACCACAAATGATAGGGCTCTCTCCAACCGACCTAGGGTCATTGCCCTAAAGCTTATGGGCTATAACAATGGCTTGTTTGGATTCACCCATTATGGACCATATTGGCGTGAATTGCGCAAGATAGCTAATCTTGAACTTCTCTCAAATCGACGTCTAGAGACTTTCAAGCATGTCCAAGCCTCAGAGGTTGAAACCTCCATAAAAGAACTGTACCAAATGTGGCCAGACAAGAGTAAGTACCTCAGGGTGGATATGAAGAATTGGTTTGAGGACTTGATGCTCAATATTATGGTCCGGATTGTAGCTGGGAAGCGATATTCTGGGACTGATACGGAGGAAAAGCTGAAGTGTGAAGAAGCCATCAGAGAATTCTTTCATTTGATGGGATTATCTGTCATTTCGGATGCAATCCCTTTTCTTGAAGGATTAGACTTGCAGGGAtacgaaaaaaaaatgaagaggatGGCCAAGAACATGGACTCTATACTCCAAAGATGGCTGGAGGAGCATCAACAAAAGAGATCATCTTCTGCAAGCAGCGACAAGGCCAAGGGTGGTGAACAAGACTTCATGGACGTTATGATATCTACGATAGAAGACACCAAGCTCGGTGATTATGACGCCGATACCGTCATCAAGGCCACTTGCTTA AATATGATCCTAGCGGGAACTGATACTATAACTATTACACTAATCTGGGCTCTTTCACTACTACTCAACAATCAACATGCCATGAAAAGAGCGCAGGAAGAGTTGGACAAGCATGTGGGTAGGGAAAGACAAGTAAAGGAATCAGATATCAGTAGATTGAAATATCTCCAAGCCATTGTGAAGGAAACATTTCGCCTATACCCAGCAGCTCCATTGTCTGGACCACGAGAGGCCATGGAAGAGTGCATTGTTGCTGGTTATCATGTACCAGTAGGCACCCGAATGATAACCAATATATGGAAGATTCATCGAGATCCACGTGTATGGAGCCAACCTCATGAATTTCAACCAGAGAGGTTTCTCACAAGCCATGTGGACATTGAAGCTTTGGGTCAGCATTTCGAATTCATCCCTTTTGGCTCTGGCCGGCGTATGTGCCCAGGGGTTTCTTTTGCTCTTCAGGTTTTGCACTTGACTATAGCCCATTTGCTccatgggtttgagtttgaaaatcCTACAGGTGCACCTGTTGATATGACAGAGACCCCAGGGCTGACCAACATGAAGGCTACCCCACTTGAAGTTCTCCTTAGCCCACGTCTTCCTTCTAAGCTTTATGAATATTGA